The Streptococcus oralis Uo5 genome includes a window with the following:
- the secY2 gene encoding accessory Sec system protein translocase subunit SecY2, which translates to MTKFRSSIAVKKGMCTLFLLFIYVLGSRIALPFVDLNSRNFLGGSAAYLDFSVALTGGNLRSLSLFSIGLSPWMSAMILWQMFSFSKKLGLNSVSSEVQDRRKMYLTLGIALIQALALTTNLPVQAPYNPFLVFLLNTSLLVAGTFFLVWLSDINATIGVGGPVVILLASMVASLPQDIIQSIQVHKISLGLLFLLLVLGVLFTYLVVLFYRARYRIPINKIGLHSRFKRYSYLEIMLNPAGGMPYMYVMSLMGLPSYLLLLLQHLDKGNPLYSAMLEQYAMGKPLWIYAYILILFVFSIAFAFVNVSGQQIADQMKQSGDYIYGVYPGEDTSRFINRLVLRFALIGAVFNVTLAGVPILFVLQDESLLKVSMIPGLFLILSGMLFTIHDELQALRLNERYQPLF; encoded by the coding sequence GTGACAAAATTTCGTTCATCGATAGCAGTAAAAAAAGGGATGTGCACCCTGTTTTTGCTCTTTATTTATGTGCTCGGAAGTCGTATCGCTCTTCCCTTTGTTGACCTCAATAGTCGGAATTTTCTCGGAGGAAGCGCAGCCTATCTGGATTTTTCAGTAGCCCTGACTGGTGGAAATCTTCGTAGCCTCTCTCTCTTTTCAATCGGACTTTCCCCCTGGATGTCAGCTATGATCTTGTGGCAGATGTTTTCCTTTTCGAAGAAGCTGGGCTTAAATTCAGTTTCTTCAGAAGTCCAGGATAGGCGAAAAATGTACTTGACGCTAGGGATTGCCTTGATTCAGGCCTTGGCCTTGACTACAAACCTTCCTGTTCAAGCTCCCTACAATCCTTTCTTGGTCTTTCTCCTCAATACTAGTCTCTTGGTTGCAGGGACCTTTTTCTTGGTTTGGTTGTCGGATATCAATGCGACAATCGGAGTTGGAGGCCCTGTCGTCATTCTTCTTGCCAGTATGGTGGCTTCTCTCCCTCAGGATATCATCCAATCGATCCAAGTTCATAAGATCTCCCTTGGGCTGCTCTTTCTATTGCTAGTGCTTGGCGTCCTCTTTACCTATCTTGTCGTTCTCTTTTACAGAGCGCGATACCGCATCCCTATCAATAAAATCGGCCTCCATTCTCGATTTAAACGCTATTCGTATTTGGAGATCATGCTCAATCCTGCAGGTGGTATGCCTTATATGTATGTTATGAGTCTTATGGGCTTGCCTTCTTATCTCTTGCTCTTACTTCAACATCTGGATAAGGGCAATCCTCTCTACTCTGCTATGCTAGAGCAGTATGCGATGGGGAAACCCTTGTGGATCTATGCTTATATCCTTATCCTCTTTGTCTTTAGCATTGCCTTTGCTTTTGTCAATGTTAGTGGTCAACAGATCGCAGATCAGATGAAACAATCAGGAGATTACATTTACGGAGTCTATCCTGGTGAGGATACCAGTCGCTTTATCAATCGCTTGGTTCTCCGATTTGCTCTAATAGGTGCAGTCTTTAACGTTACCTTGGCTGGAGTTCCGATCTTGTTTGTCTTGCAGGATGAGAGTTTGTTAAAAGTTAGTATGATTCCCGGACTCTTTTTAATTTTGAGTGGTATGCTCTTTACGATTCACGACGAATTGCAGGCGCTCAGACTAAATGAAAGGTATCAGCCACTATTCTAG
- a CDS encoding accessory Sec-dependent serine-rich glycoprotein adhesin, which produces MFFRRQKGEYRETDRVTRFKLIKSGKHWLRASTSLFGLFKVMRGSADTSQVKTEMVEKQEGQKLTGLDVLKGIAATGTILGGYAATQTRVYANDAVAVEKTVESKDTLATRDSVVLGTTQDHQDTASLSLSTSQSQSLSEFNSQSASQSASTSQSISASSSSSMSQSMSQSSSTSQFLANSQSVTASSSDSLGTQNQANSGLSERASVGVQSQYQASESARETVKESQPSKELKAVDFSTESLPQSQSGLVKNEDVTAESSLTMTSVALTEKQSEEKRKKLDALSAEIGQFLAQAQGLPNSNEAITKASLAKNEIVEALKGEVSDLAPILQKATEARNSIANAVLRANSGLRDSRNGQALTKASNTASFRAAMDTEKPELQKITVTGGAVLEGQKFKIYREENFSATIEFTDNSGRIEHAKFVPTAVPAAYPATSTVVSFTTSNGQSISMIVPTNKLAKDGNATASNPFTVSITGSVGKNQAVNSLWTRYVFTYDQEGNFSGNTTDVGLVKDLTANPAAIQFEVHAQSEKYEPAINAEVNRNFTLTANSGTVSVGEAGQYITNAAGTPELPTTGITPGTQTTYTWKSGTNTNLSAGRHTLTAVVTYPDGSTDEVEIPIEVRPQTPRIEERFLNEKGGLTNQAITVDGVTPGGTVTLTIAGETFTKQATGSSTSVTFTANELKKVYDRNGGRLPSGPVTASTTVNGLVSDAFNGQITPNQASISVSNSQSASASASQSASLSASQSVSVSASQSASVSSSQSTSASASESASVSASQSASASASRSASVSSSQSASASASQSASVSSSQSASSSASQSASASSSQSASVSSSQSASVSSSQSASASASQSASVSASQSASLSSSQSASASASQSASVSASQSASVSSSRSASVSASQSASASASQSASVSASQSASVSSSQSASVSASQSASVSSSQSASVSASQSASVSSSESASVSSSQSASASSSQSASASASRSASVSASQSASVSSSQSASASVSQSASVSASQSASVSSSQSASASSSQSASVSASQSASASSSQSASVSASQSASVSSSQSASVSSSQSASVSASESASASASESASASSSQSASVSSSQSASISSSESASVSASQSASISSSQSASVSSSQSASVSTSESASVSASQSASVSSSESASVSSSQSASASSSESASVSSSQSASVSSSESASISSSQSASVSSSQSASASASQSASVSSSESASASASQSASVSSSESASVSASESASVSASQSASVSSSESASVSSSESASVSSSQSASASASQSASVSSSESASVSSSQSASVSASQSASVSSSESASVSSSQSASASSSQSASVSSSQSASVSSSQSASVSASQSASVSSSESASASSSQSASASASQSESVSSSQSASVSASESASVSSSESASVSSSQSASASSSQSASASTSQSASVSASQSASASASRSASASASQSTSASASQSASVSSSQSASLSASQSASVSASQSASASSSESASASASQSVSVSSSESASVSSSQSASASSSQSASASASESASVSSSESASVSASESASVSSSESASVSSSQSASASASQSASASASQSASVSSSESASVSSSQSASVSSSESASASSSQSASVSASQSASVSSSESASVSTSESASVSTSESASASSSQSASLSASQSSSVSSSQSASASASQSASASSSQSASANSSESASVSSSESASASASESVSVSSSESASASSSQSTSISTSESASVSASQSASASSSQSTSVSASESASVSSSKSASVSASESASVSSSESASVSSSQSASVSSSQSASASSSQSASASASQSASTSTSTSASMLADELALESASISASTSVSESTSTSASLSASMFASESTLESASISASMSVSESTSISASLSTSDSISSSVSASALVSTSTSTSLSMANIASQGQSASSMPKQVLPNTGASTSVASALLGALAAVTGIGLLAKKGRNDDEESH; this is translated from the coding sequence GGTTATGCTGCGACGCAAACGCGTGTTTATGCCAATGATGCAGTCGCTGTTGAAAAGACTGTCGAATCAAAAGATACCTTGGCGACGAGAGATTCAGTAGTGCTAGGGACGACCCAGGATCATCAAGATACTGCTAGCTTGTCTTTGTCTACCAGTCAAAGTCAGTCATTGTCAGAATTCAATTCGCAGAGCGCCAGTCAATCTGCCTCTACGAGCCAGTCCATCAGTGCCTCAAGCTCTTCTAGTATGAGTCAGTCGATGAGCCAATCTTCTTCTACTAGTCAATTTTTGGCAAATAGTCAAAGTGTAACTGCTAGTTCAAGTGACTCCCTTGGAACACAAAATCAAGCGAATAGTGGTCTGTCAGAGAGAGCTTCAGTTGGTGTTCAAAGTCAGTACCAAGCAAGTGAGTCAGCTCGGGAGACAGTGAAAGAATCACAACCTTCAAAAGAATTAAAAGCAGTTGATTTTTCTACAGAATCCTTGCCTCAAAGTCAGTCTGGTCTTGTAAAGAATGAAGATGTGACGGCTGAATCAAGTCTGACTATGACTTCTGTAGCCTTGACAGAAAAGCAAAGTGAAGAAAAACGGAAGAAATTAGATGCCTTGTCTGCTGAGATTGGGCAATTTCTAGCTCAAGCGCAGGGGCTTCCGAACTCGAATGAGGCGATCACGAAGGCTAGTCTAGCGAAGAATGAGATAGTAGAAGCCTTGAAAGGGGAGGTTTCTGACCTTGCTCCTATCCTACAAAAAGCTACAGAAGCTCGAAATAGTATTGCAAATGCTGTGTTACGTGCCAACTCTGGACTTCGTGACAGCAGGAACGGACAAGCTTTGACCAAAGCTTCAAATACCGCTAGCTTCAGAGCTGCTATGGATACAGAGAAGCCAGAACTTCAGAAAATAACCGTTACAGGTGGCGCAGTTCTAGAAGGACAAAAATTTAAAATTTATCGAGAAGAAAATTTTTCTGCGACCATTGAGTTTACTGATAACAGTGGTCGAATTGAACATGCAAAATTTGTTCCTACTGCTGTTCCCGCGGCCTATCCGGCTACTTCAACTGTTGTCTCATTCACTACGAGTAATGGTCAAAGTATCAGCATGATTGTTCCGACAAATAAACTAGCCAAAGATGGAAATGCTACAGCATCAAATCCTTTCACCGTTTCAATCACGGGTTCTGTTGGAAAAAATCAAGCAGTAAATAGTTTGTGGACTCGTTATGTTTTCACCTATGATCAGGAAGGTAATTTTAGCGGAAATACTACTGACGTAGGTCTTGTAAAAGATTTAACAGCCAACCCTGCCGCAATTCAATTTGAAGTCCATGCTCAGTCTGAAAAGTACGAACCAGCTATCAATGCTGAGGTGAATCGAAACTTTACTCTAACGGCCAATTCAGGGACTGTTTCTGTTGGTGAAGCTGGTCAGTATATTACGAATGCAGCAGGTACCCCAGAACTTCCGACTACAGGAATAACTCCAGGTACTCAGACAACCTATACTTGGAAATCTGGAACCAATACGAATTTGTCTGCTGGTCGTCATACTTTGACTGCAGTGGTAACTTATCCAGATGGAAGTACGGATGAAGTAGAGATTCCGATTGAGGTTCGCCCTCAGACACCTAGAATTGAGGAACGGTTCCTTAACGAAAAAGGTGGTCTCACAAATCAAGCGATTACGGTAGATGGTGTGACTCCAGGTGGGACTGTTACTCTTACAATTGCAGGGGAGACATTCACCAAACAAGCAACGGGGAGCTCGACTAGTGTAACCTTTACTGCAAATGAGTTGAAGAAAGTATATGATCGTAATGGAGGACGACTTCCTAGTGGACCGGTGACTGCAAGTACGACAGTGAATGGTTTGGTTTCAGATGCGTTTAATGGACAAATCACGCCAAACCAAGCGTCAATTTCAGTAAGTAATAGCCAGTCTGCTTCAGCAAGTGCTAGTCAATCCGCTTCATTGAGCGCTAGCCAGTCAGTGTCAGTGAGTGCTAGTCAATCAGCCTCAGTAAGCTCCAGTCAATCCACCTCAGCTAGCGCAAGCGAATCGGCTTCAGTAAGTGCTAGCCAATCAGCGTCAGCGAGTGCTAGTCGATCAGCGTCAGTGAGCTCAAGTCAATCCGCCTCAGCCAGCGCAAGCCAGTCCGCTTCAGTAAGCTCAAGTCAATCAGCCTCATCAAGTGCTAGTCAATCAGCATCAGCAAGTTCGAGTCAGTCTGCATCAGTAAGTTCGAGCCAATCAGCGTCAGTGAGCTCAAGTCAATCCGCCTCAGCCAGCGCGAGCCAATCCGCTTCAGTCAGCGCTAGCCAGTCTGCTTCATTGAGTTCGAGTCAATCTGCATCTGCAAGTGCAAGTCAGTCAGCGTCAGTGAGCGCAAGTCAGTCTGCCTCAGTCAGCTCAAGCCGATCTGCATCAGTAAGTGCCAGTCAATCCGCTTCAGCCAGCGCTAGCCAATCCGCTTCAGTGAGCGCAAGTCAGTCAGCATCGGTAAGTTCGAGCCAATCCGCTTCAGTGAGCGCAAGTCAGTCAGCATCGGTAAGTTCGAGCCAATCCGCTTCAGTCAGCGCTAGCCAGTCAGCATCGGTGAGCTCGAGTGAGTCAGCATCGGTGAGCTCGAGTCAGTCAGCGTCTGCAAGTTCGAGTCAGTCCGCTTCAGCGAGTGCGAGTCGATCAGCTTCAGTGAGCGCAAGTCAGTCTGCTTCAGTAAGTTCGAGCCAATCAGCGTCAGCGAGTGTCAGCCAATCAGCTTCAGTGAGCGCAAGTCAGTCTGCTTCAGTAAGCTCGAGTCAATCCGCATCTGCAAGTTCGAGTCAATCCGCTTCAGTGAGCGCAAGTCAATCTGCATCTGCAAGTTCGAGTCAGTCCGCCTCAGTGAGTGCCAGCCAATCAGCTTCAGTAAGCTCGAGTCAATCAGCTTCAGTAAGCTCAAGTCAATCTGCTTCAGTAAGTGCAAGTGAATCAGCCTCAGCAAGTGCCAGTGAATCAGCCTCAGCAAGTTCGAGTCAATCAGCGTCTGTAAGTTCGAGCCAATCAGCATCTATAAGCTCAAGCGAATCGGCTTCAGTCAGTGCCAGCCAATCAGCATCTATAAGCTCAAGCCAATCTGCATCTGTAAGTTCGAGTCAATCCGCCTCAGTAAGCACAAGCGAATCGGCTTCAGTCAGTGCCAGCCAGTCAGCGTCCGTAAGTTCAAGCGAATCGGCTTCAGTAAGCTCCAGCCAGTCTGCATCTGCAAGCTCAAGTGAATCGGCTTCAGTAAGCTCCAGCCAGTCCGCTTCAGTAAGCTCAAGTGAATCGGCTTCAATAAGCTCGAGCCAGTCAGCGTCCGTAAGCTCAAGTCAGTCCGCTTCAGCGAGCGCTAGCCAATCAGCCTCAGTAAGTTCGAGTGAGTCTGCTTCAGCGAGCGCTAGCCAATCAGCCTCAGTAAGTTCGAGTGAGTCTGCTTCGGTGAGCGCAAGTGAGTCAGCATCGGTGAGTGCAAGTCAATCCGCCTCAGTGAGTTCGAGTGAGTCCGCTTCAGTGAGCTCGAGTGAGTCTGCGTCTGTAAGCTCCAGTCAGTCCGCTTCAGCGAGTGCTAGCCAGTCAGCCTCAGTAAGCTCAAGCGAATCGGCTTCAGTAAGCTCGAGCCAGTCTGCTTCAGTAAGCGCGAGTCAGTCTGCATCGGTAAGTTCGAGTGAATCAGCCTCAGTGAGCTCAAGTCAATCAGCATCAGCCAGCTCGAGTCAGTCCGCTTCAGTAAGCTCCAGCCAATCTGCTTCGGTAAGCTCAAGTCAATCGGCTTCAGTCAGTGCTAGCCAGTCCGCATCAGTAAGCTCAAGTGAATCTGCTTCAGCAAGTTCGAGTCAGTCCGCTTCAGCCAGCGCTAGCCAGTCTGAATCAGTAAGTTCGAGTCAATCAGCCTCAGTGAGCGCAAGTGAGTCAGCATCTGTAAGCTCGAGCGAATCGGCTTCAGTAAGTTCGAGCCAATCCGCGTCGGCAAGCTCCAGCCAGTCCGCCTCAGCGAGCACTAGCCAATCCGCGTCAGTGAGCGCCAGTCAATCCGCCTCAGCAAGTGCAAGTCGATCAGCTTCAGCCAGCGCTAGCCAATCAACTTCAGCGAGCGCAAGTCAGTCTGCCTCAGTAAGCTCTAGTCAATCTGCATCATTGAGTGCAAGCCAGTCAGCTTCGGTAAGTGCCAGTCAGTCTGCATCTGCAAGTTCGAGCGAATCGGCTTCAGCCAGTGCCAGTCAATCCGTCTCAGTCAGCTCAAGCGAATCGGCTTCAGTAAGTTCGAGCCAATCGGCCTCAGCAAGCTCAAGTCAATCCGCTTCAGCGAGCGCAAGCGAATCAGCCTCAGTAAGTTCAAGCGAATCGGCTTCGGTGAGCGCAAGTGAGTCAGCATCGGTGAGTTCGAGTGAGTCTGCGTCTGTAAGCTCCAGTCAATCTGCATCTGCAAGTGCAAGTCAGTCTGCTTCGGCAAGTGCCAGCCAGTCAGCTTCGGTAAGTTCAAGTGAATCGGCATCAGTAAGTTCAAGTCAGTCAGCTTCAGTAAGTTCAAGCGAATCGGCTTCAGCGAGCTCCAGCCAGTCCGCTTCAGTGAGTGCGAGCCAGTCTGCCTCAGTAAGTTCGAGTGAATCGGCTTCAGTAAGTACCAGCGAATCCGCCTCAGTAAGCACAAGCGAATCTGCATCTGCAAGTTCGAGTCAATCTGCATCATTGAGTGCAAGTCAATCGTCTTCAGTCAGCTCGAGCCAGTCCGCTTCAGCGAGCGCTAGTCAATCAGCATCTGCAAGTTCGAGCCAGTCTGCGTCTGCAAACTCCAGCGAATCTGCTTCAGTAAGTTCGAGCGAATCCGCCTCAGCGAGTGCGAGTGAATCAGTCTCAGTAAGCTCGAGTGAGTCTGCATCTGCAAGCTCAAGTCAGTCTACTTCAATAAGCACAAGTGAATCCGCTTCAGTGAGTGCGAGTCAATCCGCTTCAGCGAGCTCAAGTCAGTCTACTTCGGTAAGCGCAAGTGAGTCTGCATCTGTAAGCTCAAGCAAATCCGCTTCGGTGAGTGCGAGTGAGTCAGCCTCAGTAAGTTCAAGCGAATCCGCCTCAGTAAGCTCAAGCCAGTCCGCCTCAGTAAGCTCGAGTCAGTCAGCGTCTGCAAGCTCCAGCCAATCTGCCTCAGCGAGCGCTAGCCAATCAGCTTCAACAAGTACTTCAACTTCTGCAAGTATGCTAGCAGACGAGTTAGCGTTGGAAAGTGCCTCGATCTCAGCAAGTACATCAGTGAGCGAATCTACTTCAACGAGCGCATCACTCTCAGCTAGTATGTTCGCCAGTGAATCGACTCTAGAAAGTGCTTCGATTTCAGCAAGTATGTCAGTGAGCGAGTCAACGTCGATTAGCGCTAGTCTTTCGACTTCAGATTCTATTAGTAGCTCTGTGTCAGCAAGTGCTCTGGTATCTACTTCAACAAGCACCTCTCTCTCAATGGCAAACATTGCAAGCCAAGGTCAATCCGCTTCAAGCATGCCAAAACAAGTCTTGCCAAATACAGGAGCGTCGACTTCGGTAGCATCTGCTTTATTGGGAGCATTGGCAGCTGTGACAGGTATCGGTCTTCTTGCAAAGAAGGGTCGGAATGACGATGAAGAAAGTCATTGA
- a CDS encoding glycosyltransferase, whose amino-acid sequence MKKELQKAIVLGGDNAYMDKIETTIKSICAHNRAVTFYVFNDDLPSEWFQLMERRLEPLASKIVNVKISHQGLKGYNLPLAHLSYATFFRYFIPQYVSEDLALYLDSDIIVRSNLDQLFLEDMADWPVAAVEDALVPSTFNAGVLLINVVLWRQEKVTEHLLSLTDQLHDQVFGDQGVLNHLFEGRWKPLPATYNFMVGMDTVARNYQMDSWYRDSLATEKTAKIIHYTGDKPWYQINLNRFREDWWFYYGLEWSDIVMKKCDFHKGLASLVQAPQYATAIFTNTCHIERIEHLIQELPDVEFSILAHTNFAPEIMNLQSHLNVRLYPYFNPMNVKKVLEKIDFYLDINHEDEIANIIQEVQQREIPIFAFETTSHDSSGYSHVYSPAAVGQMIESIRTLLESKKQSL is encoded by the coding sequence ATGAAAAAAGAGCTTCAAAAAGCCATTGTACTCGGTGGTGATAATGCTTATATGGACAAGATTGAAACAACAATCAAGTCAATCTGCGCCCATAACCGAGCAGTGACTTTTTATGTTTTCAATGATGATTTGCCATCAGAATGGTTTCAGCTCATGGAGAGACGTCTAGAGCCTCTAGCCTCAAAAATCGTCAATGTCAAGATTAGTCATCAAGGTTTGAAAGGGTATAATTTGCCACTAGCCCACCTAAGTTATGCAACTTTCTTTCGCTATTTTATTCCTCAGTATGTTAGTGAAGACCTAGCCTTGTACCTGGATTCGGATATCATCGTTAGATCAAACTTAGATCAACTCTTTTTAGAAGACATGGCAGACTGGCCAGTAGCTGCTGTAGAAGATGCTCTAGTTCCTAGCACTTTTAATGCAGGTGTCTTGCTAATTAATGTGGTTCTCTGGCGTCAAGAAAAGGTGACGGAGCACTTGCTGAGTTTGACAGACCAACTGCATGACCAAGTTTTTGGCGATCAGGGCGTGTTAAATCACCTTTTTGAAGGTCGTTGGAAACCGCTGCCAGCTACCTATAATTTTATGGTTGGTATGGATACAGTGGCTCGGAATTACCAGATGGATTCTTGGTATAGGGATTCTCTTGCTACTGAGAAGACAGCCAAGATTATCCATTATACAGGGGACAAGCCTTGGTACCAAATCAACCTCAATCGTTTTAGGGAGGACTGGTGGTTTTACTACGGACTAGAGTGGTCTGATATCGTCATGAAAAAATGTGATTTCCATAAAGGATTGGCATCTTTAGTTCAAGCTCCCCAGTATGCGACCGCTATTTTTACCAATACGTGTCACATAGAGAGAATCGAACACCTAATCCAAGAACTGCCCGATGTAGAGTTCTCTATCCTAGCTCATACCAACTTTGCGCCGGAGATTATGAATTTGCAATCGCATCTGAACGTACGCCTCTATCCTTACTTTAATCCCATGAATGTCAAAAAGGTCTTGGAAAAGATTGACTTTTACTTGGATATCAATCATGAGGATGAAATTGCAAACATTATCCAAGAGGTGCAGCAAAGAGAAATCCCTATATTTGCTTTTGAGACCACTAGTCATGACTCGAGTGGTTACAGTCATGTCTACTCACCAGCAGCCGTAGGTCAAATGATCGAGTCTATCCGTACGCTTTTGGAATCAAAGAAGCAGTCGTTGTAA
- a CDS encoding glycosyltransferase: protein MKKTIVLAGDYAYIRQIETALKSLCYHNSHVKVYIFNQDIPQEWFRALRPIVEQMGGELVDVKMLGAQFQMNWSNKLPHINHMTFARYFIPDFVAEDKVLYLDSDLVVTADLTALFEMDLGENYLAAAPSCFGVGVGFNAGVLLINNKKWRAEAVRQELVELTEREHQHVSEGDQSILNMLFHDSYTSLDQNYNFQIGFDSGAASHGHEFIFQIPLEPLPAILHFLSQDKPWNTHSVGRLREVWWHYHLMEWSAITEKWRQAGIDYPVTVYQPVMTCVNLTNSWHLEKIDYLVQALPEVHFYIAAYTTMAPELMLLSRFENVTLYPNTFPLLVEKVIQQTDVYLDINHDDKLSVVYDYISHFEKPILTFDNTQSQELPESAYAGIFSAERPEEMVATLKAYLDDKTHEN from the coding sequence ATGAAAAAAACAATTGTTCTCGCAGGAGATTATGCCTATATTCGTCAGATTGAAACAGCGCTTAAGTCTCTCTGCTATCATAATAGCCATGTCAAGGTCTATATCTTTAACCAGGATATTCCTCAGGAGTGGTTCCGCGCTCTCAGACCGATAGTAGAGCAAATGGGCGGTGAGTTAGTGGATGTCAAGATGCTTGGCGCCCAGTTTCAGATGAACTGGAGCAACAAACTGCCCCATATCAATCACATGACCTTTGCTCGTTACTTTATCCCTGATTTTGTTGCAGAGGACAAGGTTCTTTACTTGGACAGTGATCTGGTAGTGACGGCTGATCTGACGGCTCTCTTTGAAATGGACTTAGGCGAAAACTATCTAGCTGCTGCACCATCTTGTTTTGGAGTTGGGGTTGGTTTTAATGCAGGGGTTCTCTTGATAAACAACAAAAAATGGCGAGCAGAAGCTGTGAGACAAGAGCTAGTTGAGCTGACGGAGCGGGAACACCAACATGTCAGTGAAGGGGACCAGTCTATCCTCAATATGCTCTTTCATGACAGCTATACTTCTCTGGACCAGAACTATAATTTTCAGATTGGCTTTGACAGTGGGGCTGCCTCACATGGACATGAATTTATCTTCCAGATTCCCCTAGAGCCCCTGCCAGCCATTTTGCATTTCCTCTCTCAGGACAAACCTTGGAATACTCATTCGGTTGGGCGTTTGCGTGAGGTTTGGTGGCACTATCATCTGATGGAGTGGTCTGCCATTACTGAAAAATGGCGTCAGGCAGGAATTGACTATCCAGTCACAGTCTATCAGCCAGTTATGACTTGTGTTAATTTGACCAATTCCTGGCATCTTGAGAAAATTGACTATCTGGTTCAAGCTTTGCCAGAGGTGCATTTCTACATAGCAGCCTATACGACGATGGCACCGGAACTTATGCTCTTGTCACGTTTTGAAAATGTGACCCTCTATCCCAACACCTTCCCCCTCTTGGTCGAGAAAGTGATCCAGCAGACAGATGTCTACCTCGATATTAACCACGATGACAAGTTGAGTGTTGTTTATGACTATATTTCACACTTTGAGAAACCGATCTTGACTTTTGACAATACCCAGTCCCAGGAACTACCCGAAAGTGCCTATGCAGGTATTTTCTCAGCAGAAAGACCAGAAGAAATGGTGGCTACTTTGAAGGCTTATCTGGATGATAAAACTCACGAAAACTGA